In Thermovirga sp., the genomic stretch TGAAAACCCTGGTCTCGTTATGGCTCTTGTGCACGACCTTCCCGGGTGACGCGATTCTTACCATGAGGGTGAAGGTCACTATCGCCGTAGACCCGTAGACCTGGATATTTGGCTGAAGAATCTCGTGCTCAAAGGTCTGTTCTTCCGATTCCACCGGGTCGGAACCTCCCCCGACGACCATCCGGTGCACACGGATTTCCCTCAGGTGGAAATCAAGGCCGTCTATCCTTTGGGGCGATATGTACCACTCAAAGAAAGTGCAATCTTCGGATGTGGTCTCACGGTATGCGGCCCCATCCCCATCCCAGATGCTCTGCAGGTTCCTATCCATAACCGCGAGGATCTCTTCCTCAAGGGCTTTGTTCGGTTTTGCCATGACACTTCACCAGCCTTTATCTCCATAAGTTGTTATTGCCCATTATAACCGTCGCCGAAGGCCCGAAAGAAAGGCCCCCAGTGCAAGTCCGGAAAGCATGCCCAGCAGGTCGGCCGCGATGTCGGCGACTTCGCAGCTTCTGAAAGGTACCATCGCCTGAAGGCCCTCCGATGCCAGGGCCAAAAGGATGAGCACGACCAGTACGGTCCGTATCCTGACAACCCCAGTGGCCGCCGGCAACAGTGCCAGGATGAGAAAAACCCCGAAATGGGCGATCTTGTCGGCCATCTCCACCCCGGGAAGGGGTGACCGCCCCAGGGGTACTATCGAAATGATCAAAAAGGCGACCATACCCGCTATCCAGGCGGACCTCAGCCATCGGACGGTCTTTTCAGTCGACATTAAAAATTCCCTTTCGATAGATAAAAAAGAGGGGCCCCTTCCCTGGGGAAGTGCCCCTCGAAAGAACATTACCCCGCTAACTACTGGGAAATTGCACTTACGGGGCAGACCGCCACGCAGGCGCCGCACTCGATGCACGTATCGGGATCAACCTGGGCTTTGCCTTCCACCATGCTGATGGCCGAGACGGGGCAGGTCCCCACGCAAGCTTCGCAACCGATACACAGATCCTTGTCAACTACAGCCTTTGCCATGAAGCTTCCCTCCTTGTCTGGGGTGATTCTTTTCCAACGTTCGCAGTATCGTTTATTTTATCGCAAAATTCAAGGGTGGCAAATTCACCGGTAATCTTGCGTTGAACCTTGTCCTAGCCTTTGCCCACGGCGCCGATCCTTCCCCCGAAGGCGGCCTCCAGGGCCTCCCTGGCGTTGGGAACCTCCTCCCTGTTGCCCGGCACTTTCTCCAGGGCCCTCAGAAAAGGCCCCAGGGCATCCCGCCCGGAGACCTCGCCGGCCAGTTGAGCCGCCCTGGCGGCGTAGCCCAATATTTGGATCGTCTCGATCCTGGAGATATCATCGAAGAACCATCCGCAACTGGTGAACATGAGCATGGCATAGCGCTGCATTTCGAGCAGCTTCCCCGCCCGGCCCCTTCTCACCTCACCGCCGAGGATTTCGTCGATATAACCGTCCCGGGCCTTCCAGGGATCGTCAAAGAATTCTTTCCCCATTTCTTC encodes the following:
- a CDS encoding SnoaL-like domain-containing protein, whose translation is MAKPNKALEEEILAVMDRNLQSIWDGDGAAYRETTSEDCTFFEWYISPQRIDGLDFHLREIRVHRMVVGGGSDPVESEEQTFEHEILQPNIQVYGSTAIVTFTLMVRIASPGKVVHKSHNETRVFNNFGTKKSPDWKLVHCHKSPIATPDSMSILRF
- the vanZ gene encoding VanZ family protein; translation: MSTEKTVRWLRSAWIAGMVAFLIISIVPLGRSPLPGVEMADKIAHFGVFLILALLPAATGVVRIRTVLVVLILLALASEGLQAMVPFRSCEVADIAADLLGMLSGLALGAFLSGLRRRL
- a CDS encoding 4Fe-4S binding protein, translated to MAKAVVDKDLCIGCEACVGTCPVSAISMVEGKAQVDPDTCIECGACVAVCPVSAISQ
- a CDS encoding DUF3536 domain-containing protein; its protein translation is EEMGKEFFDDPWKARDGYIDEILGGEVRRGRAGKLLEMQRYAMLMFTSCGWFFDDISRIETIQILGYAARAAQLAGEVSGRDALGPFLRALEKVPGNREEVPNAREALEAAFGGRIGAVGKG